Proteins encoded within one genomic window of Marinobacter halotolerans:
- the xthA gene encoding exodeoxyribonuclease III has protein sequence MMFVSFNVNSIRTRLHQLEAVIESLNPDVIGLQETKVTDEEFPEQAIRDLGYHVYFSGQKTHYGVALLSRQEPDKVQKGYPWDPEDAQRRLISAEFTVNGRTLTVINGYFPQGESRDHPVKFPAKERFYADLMRYVDEIKPKTDDLMVMGDVNISPTDKDIGIGADNVKRWLSKGKCSFLPEEREWFAQVQSRGLTDVFRKLHPDEDNTFSWFDYRSRGFERDPRRGLRIDVIMASEQLAARARTAGVSYDIRAMERPSDHCPVWASFDL, from the coding sequence ATGATGTTCGTATCGTTCAACGTCAACAGTATCCGTACTCGCCTCCACCAGCTCGAAGCCGTGATCGAAAGTCTCAACCCCGACGTGATCGGTCTTCAGGAAACCAAGGTCACCGACGAAGAGTTCCCCGAGCAGGCAATTCGGGATCTGGGGTACCACGTGTACTTTTCCGGCCAGAAAACCCACTACGGCGTCGCCCTGCTCTCCAGACAAGAACCAGACAAGGTCCAAAAGGGCTATCCCTGGGATCCGGAAGATGCCCAGCGTCGACTGATTAGCGCCGAATTTACGGTAAATGGCCGCACCCTGACGGTGATCAACGGCTACTTCCCCCAGGGCGAGAGCCGGGACCACCCGGTGAAATTCCCGGCCAAAGAGCGTTTCTACGCTGACCTGATGCGCTACGTGGACGAGATAAAGCCAAAAACCGACGACCTGATGGTGATGGGCGACGTGAACATCTCCCCAACTGACAAGGACATCGGCATTGGCGCGGATAACGTCAAGCGCTGGCTAAGCAAGGGCAAGTGCAGCTTTCTGCCGGAAGAACGGGAGTGGTTTGCCCAGGTTCAAAGCCGTGGGCTGACAGACGTGTTCCGCAAACTTCATCCCGATGAGGACAACACCTTCAGCTGGTTTGACTATCGCAGCCGCGGGTTCGAGCGTGATCCCAGGCGCGGGTTGAGAATCGATGTAATCATGGCCAGTGAACAGTTGGCTGCCCGCGCAAGGACGGCAGGTGTAAGCTATGATATCCGTGCCATGGAGCGGCCATCGGACCACTGTCCGGTGTGGGCCAGCTTTGATCTCTAA
- a CDS encoding TetR/AcrR family transcriptional regulator, which produces MKKVKTRDRILNASLMLFNSVGEPNVTTLLISDELDISPGNLYYHFKSKGDIVEELFDSYEHEMVDLLAVPEDADISLDQHSFFLHLLFETVARYRFLYQDLVNVLSRYDQLQTRFRRILKKKTDGFRTLCESFRRQKLMTISDGELNALCQQLTLTACYWSSFDSLSHLDDRDAVDPGRGVYQMMYLMLPYFGKDEQEQIAMMSQDYLN; this is translated from the coding sequence ATGAAAAAAGTCAAAACCCGGGATCGCATACTCAACGCCAGCCTTATGCTGTTCAACAGTGTTGGCGAGCCAAACGTGACCACCCTTCTGATTTCCGACGAGCTGGATATCAGCCCGGGTAATCTGTATTACCATTTCAAAAGCAAGGGCGATATCGTTGAAGAACTGTTCGACAGCTACGAGCATGAGATGGTCGATCTGCTTGCGGTACCCGAAGATGCGGATATTTCCCTGGACCAGCACAGCTTCTTCCTGCATCTGCTATTCGAGACGGTCGCCCGCTATCGCTTTCTCTACCAGGATCTGGTCAATGTGCTGTCCCGGTACGACCAGCTGCAAACCCGGTTCCGCCGGATCCTGAAGAAGAAAACAGACGGCTTTCGCACCCTCTGTGAAAGCTTCCGTCGCCAGAAATTGATGACCATTAGCGATGGCGAACTTAATGCTCTATGCCAACAACTGACACTAACCGCTTGTTATTGGAGCAGTTTCGACAGCCTTTCACATCTGGACGATCGGGATGCCGTTGATCCCGGACGGGGGGTCTACCAGATGATGTACCTGATGCTGCCCTACTTTGGTAAAGACGAACAGGAACAGATTGCGATGATGAGCCAGGACTACCTGAACTGA
- a CDS encoding phasin family protein, which yields MSEDNDQKPDSDQGQETDDQLAGRIKGSARQIWLAGLGAYTKAEDDAGRFFERLVQEGEQLETKTRGVVEKQIRSVEDRVGDVRQKATGTWDRLETMFDERVSGALRRLGIHRRDEIEAMERRIQALEAEIHKLREKDEERSEEE from the coding sequence ATGTCTGAAGATAACGATCAAAAGCCGGATTCTGATCAGGGTCAGGAAACCGACGACCAGCTCGCCGGGCGAATCAAGGGGTCTGCAAGGCAGATCTGGCTCGCGGGTCTGGGAGCCTATACCAAAGCGGAAGACGACGCCGGTCGGTTTTTCGAGCGTCTGGTTCAGGAAGGAGAGCAGTTGGAAACCAAAACCCGCGGCGTGGTGGAAAAGCAGATCCGTTCGGTAGAAGACCGGGTGGGCGATGTGCGCCAGAAAGCCACGGGTACCTGGGACCGGCTGGAAACCATGTTTGACGAGAGGGTATCCGGCGCCCTGCGCAGGCTAGGTATACATCGTCGTGATGAGATAGAGGCGATGGAGCGACGTATCCAGGCCCTGGAAGCAGAGATCCACAAGCTGCGGGAAAAAGACGAGGAACGGTCCGAGGAAGAATGA